A single Nicotiana tabacum cultivar K326 chromosome 5, ASM71507v2, whole genome shotgun sequence DNA region contains:
- the LOC107814412 gene encoding 9-cis-epoxycarotenoid dioxygenase NCED2, chloroplastic-like, translating to MTSTSANYTTWATTQNSHPFSPSTSYSSSHVDFSLPSKSSSMKNLTIRKTNIHSALQSPAVLIFPKRKKQNPTIPNKQLHSQPQTPDLNLFQRAAAKALDIVESALVSRELQNPLPKTADPRVQIAGNFAPVPEQPVRHNLPVTGTIPDCINGVYVRNGANPLFEPVAGHHLFDGDGMIHVVTIDDSSVSYSCRFTETQRLVQERELGRPVFPKAIGELHGHSGIARLLLFYARGLFGLVNHSHGMGVANAGLVYFNNKLLAMSEDDVPYQVQISSSGDLQTVGRYDFEEQLKSTMIAHPKIDPVSGELFALSYDVVQKPYLKYFMFSTDGKKSPDVEIPLDVPTMMHDFAITENYVVIPDQQVVFKLQEMIKGGSPVIYDKDKKSRFGILPKNAKDSKNIIWVESPEAFCFHLWNAWEEPETDEVVVIGSCMTPPDSIFNECNENLQSVLSEIRLNLKTGESTKRAIISSSEQVNLEAGMVNRNKLGRKTQYAYLAIAEPWPKVSGFAKVDLSTGEVQKYMYGDKRYGGEPLFLPRNVNSENEDDGFILAFCHDEKTWKSELQIVNAMTLELEATVKLPSRVPYGFHGTFISSKDLQNQV from the coding sequence ATGACTTCTACATCTGCAAATTATACTACTTGGGCTACAACCCAAAATTCTCATCCCTTTTCACCTTCaacttcttattcttcttctcatGTTGATTTTTCCCTCCCTTCAAAGTCCAGCTCCATGAAAAATCTCAcaattagaaaaactaacatCCACTCTGCTTTACAGTCCCCTGCTGTACTCATTTTCCCAAAACGGAAAAAACAAAATCCAACAATTCCCAACAAACAGTTACACTCTCAGCCTCAAACTCCTGACTTGAATCTTTTCCAGAGAGCAGCAGCAAAAGCTTTAGATATTGTTGAGAGCGCGTTAGTCTCACGCGAACTCCAAAATCCACTCCCTAAAACAGCTGACCCACGTGTCCAAATCGCCGGCAACTTTGCTCCGGTGCCGGAACAGCCCGTCCGGCATAATCTCCCCGTTACGGGGACAATTCCCGATTGCATTAACGGGGTTTATGTCCGTAACGGTGCTAATCCGCTCTTTGAACCAGTAGCGGGTCACCACCTTTTTGATGGCGACGGCATGATTCATGTCGTCACCATCGATGATAGCTCTGTGAGCTATTCTTGCCGTTTCACTGAAACGCAAAGATTAGTTCAAGAACGTGAATTGGGTCGCCCTGTTTTTCCAAAAGCCATTGGTGAACTTCATGGCCATTCTGGAATTGCGCGGCTATTGCTCTTCTACGCTCGTGGACTATTCGGGCTCGTGAATCATAGCCACGGCATGGGAGTGGCTAATGCCGGATTGGTTTACTTTAACAACAAACTTTTAGCCATGTCAGAAGATGATGTCCCGTATCAAGTTCAAATCTCGTCTTCTGGTGACCTTCAAACTGTTGGAAGGTACGATTTTGAGGAGCAATTAAAAAGCACAATGATTGCTCATCCGAAAATTGATCCTGTTTCGGGTGAGCTTTTTGCTTTGAGCTACGACGTAGTTCAAAAGCCTTACTTGAAGTACTTCATGTTTTCGACCGACGGGAAGAAATCACCTGACGTCGAAATCCCACTGGACGTCCCGACCATGATGCATGATTTTGCTATTACCGAGAATTATGTCGTAATTCCCGACCAGCAAGTTGTGTTCAAGCTTCAAGAAATGATCAAAGGTGGTTCACCAGTAATTTATGACAAAGACAAGAAATCCAGGTTCGGGATTCTACCCAAAAATGCTAAAGATTCGAAGAATATTATTTGGGTAGAATCACCCGAAGCATTCTGTTTTCATTTATGGAATGCTTGGGAAGAGCCAGAGACAGATGAAGTAGTTGTCATTGGCTCATGCATGACACCACCAGACTCAATTTTCAACGAATGTAATGAGAATTTACAGAGTGTTTTGTCCGAAATAAGGCTCAATTTGAAGACAGGCGAATCGACGAAACGGGCTATAATTTCATCATCAGAACAAGTTAATTTGGAAGCCGGAATGGTTAATAGGAACAAACTTGGTCGAAAAACACAATATGCTTATCTTGCAATTGCAGAGCCATGGCCAAAAGTGTCAGGATTTGCAAAAGTGGACTTATCAACAGGGGAAGTTCAGAAATATATGTatggagataaaagatatggagGTGAGCCATTATTTTTACCGAGAAACGTAAATTCTGAGAACGAAGATGACGGTTTTATTCTTGCATTTTGCCATGACGAGAAGACATGGAAATCAGAACTACAAATTGTGAATGCTATGACTCTAGAATTGGAGGCTACTGTTAAACTTCCATCTAGAGTTCCATATGGATTTCATGGGACTTTTATTAGCTCAAAAGACTTGCAAAATCAAGTATAG